Proteins from a single region of Nitrospirota bacterium:
- a CDS encoding tetratricopeptide repeat protein, with amino-acid sequence MKITTSCHWLLACLLTQAFPLDAAAAAESHSSSAAALPLQAGAVQETAPTAISGLTLPDDGPRYDYLAEGSNSLQFQEAIASFKHGDYALAREGFSTLINHDPGSRLMPAIKAFVAEIALREDPTTRGRSEAILQYRAQARQYPKDPNTSRALWRIGDLYVEMGWLQEAIIAYEYAASHVSLRADADRSLLSLGVILESRERWVEAERAFESVRKRTSDDRVLRRSTLGLANSLYALQRKREAQPLYDMLYQRWPDLLKSEPQYLQQYGDVLAGTNERQRARAVDILLFNLYPASPYAGAALVRIGDSHRQQNQSTYAELFYHVAQERYVGMPAAVVARMRLAQMEERPIQFEKGATSNSDKGNVSQVDEFVNASKSVKVYQDIAKTYQGDVLGSEALFHLAEHYELRGDSLRAIQVYQDVARRAGTIQDDPWPPMAGRHLTSILKPQLEAALKAGKDVLAVALFYNHGHAPEHSYAGTKTLLAVADSHRRLGFSSQASRLYQLLVRDRKAASLHEAALIGLGESYVDQRMYAAARNVFENFRLQYPQSPQTMPVLRQLTTAMLEQGDRPGAIRLMRQWLRTHPKAQERGWMQLALARTLAADHQPVEAVAAFEEAARHKFMQSQGDRLLLADLLTSLEKHQQAVDLYQKILASNPAPDQAEWARLQIVRNLATQKLHGPVRAVLTPGAGTGDPLLYRAAEAIQASIRVTTDKEGG; translated from the coding sequence ATGAAAATCACGACATCTTGCCATTGGTTGCTCGCCTGCCTGCTCACGCAGGCTTTCCCGTTGGACGCCGCTGCTGCAGCGGAGAGCCACTCGTCTTCCGCTGCGGCATTGCCTCTTCAGGCAGGAGCGGTTCAGGAGACTGCTCCTACAGCGATCTCAGGGCTCACGCTACCAGATGACGGGCCTCGCTACGACTACCTTGCAGAAGGATCGAACTCATTGCAGTTCCAGGAGGCGATTGCCTCATTTAAGCATGGGGACTATGCCCTGGCCCGCGAAGGATTCTCCACGCTTATCAATCATGATCCTGGCAGCCGACTGATGCCAGCGATCAAGGCATTTGTTGCAGAGATCGCGTTGCGTGAAGATCCGACGACTCGCGGGCGGTCCGAAGCCATCCTCCAATATCGAGCCCAAGCTCGTCAGTATCCGAAAGATCCGAATACGTCCCGTGCACTCTGGAGGATCGGGGATCTGTATGTCGAGATGGGATGGTTGCAGGAGGCCATCATCGCCTATGAATATGCCGCCTCTCATGTATCGCTTCGAGCGGATGCAGACCGATCCCTCTTGAGTTTGGGCGTCATCCTTGAATCACGCGAGCGTTGGGTAGAAGCGGAACGGGCATTCGAGTCGGTTCGGAAACGCACGAGCGACGATCGAGTCCTCAGACGTTCGACCTTGGGATTGGCCAACAGCCTGTATGCGCTCCAGCGCAAGCGAGAGGCCCAACCCCTCTACGACATGCTCTATCAGCGCTGGCCGGATCTCCTCAAAAGCGAACCGCAGTATTTGCAACAATATGGCGATGTGCTCGCCGGTACGAACGAGCGGCAGCGCGCCCGTGCGGTCGACATCCTGCTGTTTAATCTGTATCCGGCGAGCCCGTATGCCGGCGCGGCACTCGTGCGCATCGGCGACAGTCACCGCCAGCAGAATCAGTCGACCTATGCGGAGCTATTCTACCACGTCGCGCAAGAGCGGTATGTGGGCATGCCGGCCGCCGTGGTTGCTCGTATGCGCCTGGCACAGATGGAGGAACGACCTATCCAGTTTGAGAAGGGAGCCACGTCGAACAGCGATAAGGGGAACGTGAGCCAGGTCGACGAGTTCGTAAACGCCTCCAAGAGTGTGAAGGTGTATCAGGACATTGCCAAGACCTATCAGGGAGATGTTCTCGGGAGCGAAGCCCTGTTCCATCTGGCAGAACATTACGAGTTACGTGGCGATTCGTTACGTGCCATCCAGGTCTATCAAGACGTTGCAAGACGGGCGGGCACCATTCAAGACGATCCATGGCCACCGATGGCGGGACGTCATCTCACCAGCATTTTGAAACCACAATTGGAAGCCGCACTCAAAGCAGGGAAAGATGTCTTGGCGGTGGCTCTGTTCTACAACCACGGACATGCGCCTGAGCATTCATATGCCGGGACAAAGACCTTGTTGGCCGTCGCGGACTCCCATCGACGGCTGGGCTTCTCCAGCCAGGCATCGCGCCTCTATCAATTGCTGGTGCGGGATCGAAAAGCAGCGTCGCTGCACGAAGCGGCACTTATCGGTCTTGGCGAGAGTTATGTGGATCAGCGGATGTATGCCGCTGCTCGGAACGTGTTCGAGAATTTTCGTCTGCAATACCCGCAGAGCCCACAGACGATGCCGGTGCTGCGGCAATTGACCACGGCGATGCTTGAGCAAGGCGACCGTCCCGGCGCGATCAGATTGATGCGGCAATGGTTGCGGACGCACCCTAAGGCGCAGGAGCGAGGGTGGATGCAACTGGCCTTGGCAAGAACGCTGGCCGCCGATCATCAACCGGTCGAGGCCGTGGCGGCATTCGAAGAGGCGGCACGCCATAAATTCATGCAGTCGCAAGGGGATCGACTCCTGTTAGCGGACCTCTTGACCTCTCTGGAAAAACATCAGCAGGCCGTCGATCTGTATCAAAAAATTCTGGCGTCGAACCCGGCGCCTGATCAGGCCGAATGGGCGCGCTTGCAGATCGTCAGAAATCTCGCCACACAGAAGTTACATGGTCCGGTGCGCGCGGTCCTGACGCCCGGCGCAGGGACTGGCGATCCGCTGCTGTATCGAGCCGCGGAAGCGATACAGGCCAGTATCCGCGTCACCACCGACAAAGAAGGAGGATGA
- a CDS encoding ATP-binding protein has product MNGHPVPVQMESDLLHEAFRSFDDAAATLQQSYQTLTSRLEQLDIELADRNEALRKNLRVNEELREHLTAIVESLSTGLLVMDESGTITRCNQAGTQLLGLDHEQIIGRSLATCLKDAHLDGDVYPLTTQQGAAVSLSQRALQTSDGRQAGSLALIQDVTAMRELEDRLQRRNRLAAMGEMVGRIAHEIRNPLGSIELFASMLRRDLHDAPALRGYAEHISSSVHMMNRLLTNLLLYTKPDCSHGERHETEALMLNALTLAAHAVAGARVDIRLDVNPLASHMWCDAGQMKQVLLNLILNSIHAMPNGGTLTLSARPTAEATSGGAGICLSVSDTGIGIPAAQRSRVFDPFFTTRDEGTGLGLAIVHAIVEGHRGRIDVESEEGRGTTFTIALPNHHAASPLPIQKSPVLPFSEGYPESELIAERLLVGEETSA; this is encoded by the coding sequence ATGAATGGACATCCTGTTCCGGTACAGATGGAGAGCGATTTACTGCACGAAGCCTTTCGAAGTTTCGATGATGCGGCGGCGACGCTCCAACAGTCCTATCAGACGTTGACGTCCCGGTTGGAGCAGCTCGACATCGAACTCGCCGATCGTAACGAGGCGCTGCGAAAGAATTTACGGGTCAATGAAGAGTTGCGCGAGCATTTGACGGCGATTGTGGAGTCCCTGTCGACCGGTCTGCTCGTCATGGATGAATCCGGCACCATTACGCGCTGTAACCAAGCCGGCACACAGTTGCTTGGATTGGACCACGAGCAGATCATCGGACGCTCCTTGGCCACGTGTCTCAAAGATGCGCATTTGGACGGTGACGTCTATCCCCTGACCACGCAACAGGGTGCCGCCGTGTCTCTCTCTCAACGTGCCTTGCAGACGAGCGATGGACGCCAGGCTGGAAGCCTGGCATTGATTCAGGATGTGACGGCGATGCGAGAGCTGGAGGATCGCCTGCAACGCCGCAATCGCCTCGCGGCTATGGGTGAAATGGTCGGGCGGATCGCCCATGAAATTCGGAATCCGCTCGGCAGTATCGAACTGTTCGCGTCGATGCTGCGCCGTGACTTACATGATGCGCCGGCATTGCGTGGATATGCCGAACACATCTCGTCGTCGGTGCACATGATGAATCGTCTCTTGACGAACCTGCTGCTCTATACCAAGCCAGACTGTTCCCATGGAGAACGGCATGAGACGGAAGCCCTGATGCTGAATGCCTTGACCCTGGCCGCCCATGCCGTCGCCGGCGCCAGAGTGGATATTCGTTTGGATGTCAATCCATTAGCCTCCCACATGTGGTGCGATGCCGGGCAGATGAAGCAAGTGCTCCTCAACTTGATCCTGAACAGCATCCATGCCATGCCGAACGGTGGGACCTTGACGTTGTCGGCGCGACCGACTGCGGAGGCGACATCCGGCGGAGCGGGTATTTGTCTCTCAGTGTCGGATACGGGTATCGGCATCCCGGCGGCGCAGCGTTCGAGGGTTTTCGATCCCTTCTTTACCACCAGGGATGAAGGCACCGGGTTAGGTCTGGCCATTGTCCATGCGATTGTCGAGGGACATCGTGGCCGAATCGACGTCGAGAGTGAGGAGGGACGCGGTACCACGTTTACCATCGCCCTTCCGAACCATCATGCGGCGAGCCCTCTGCCGATACAGAAATCGCCTGTTTTGCCGTTTTCTGAGGGCTACCCCGAATCTGAGTTGATCGCTGAACGACTGCTTGTTGGAGAGGAGACCTCGGCATGA
- a CDS encoding sigma-54 dependent transcriptional regulator, producing the protein MIDNNTESPVTDVPAQAERILIVDDDPSMRMALMESVRRLGYDVQGAMDGADAVEQVSRYKPWLVVTDLKMPRLGGLDLIKEIKSRSPQTLMVLMTAYGTVETAVEAMKYGASDYILKPFSTDLLERVIANLKARGADASLSPAVPIDQRSILTQDPGMARLLSTVEGVASSQATVLIHGESGTGKELLARFIHSRSPRAHRPFIAVNCAALPDGLLESELFGHERGAFTGAIMKKLGKFEMAHTGTLLLDEISEMNMGLQAKLLRVIQEREVDRVGGREPVSVNIRLIATTNRSLYHEVEQGRFREDLYYRLNVFPITVPPLRERPADIPLLVRHFVAVSSARNGLPQPAVSVAAYAMLQERRWKGNVRELENVMERAVLLAGNEPILPSHLLLEAGAQPAVSVPVPSVPQSSVNGSLWEMERELIFQTLARVHENRTHAAKELGISIRTLRNKLREYRGDTCHVSA; encoded by the coding sequence ATGATCGACAACAATACTGAATCTCCGGTGACGGATGTTCCTGCACAGGCTGAACGAATTTTGATCGTCGACGATGATCCCTCCATGCGGATGGCTTTAATGGAGTCTGTTCGCCGGCTGGGTTACGACGTACAGGGTGCGATGGATGGCGCCGATGCCGTCGAGCAGGTCAGCCGGTATAAACCCTGGTTAGTGGTCACCGATTTGAAAATGCCGAGGCTTGGTGGACTCGATTTGATCAAGGAGATCAAAAGCCGTTCGCCGCAGACCTTGATGGTGCTGATGACCGCCTATGGGACCGTGGAAACCGCCGTGGAGGCGATGAAATACGGGGCGAGCGATTACATCCTCAAACCGTTCTCGACCGACTTGCTGGAGCGGGTCATTGCCAATCTCAAAGCCCGCGGCGCGGATGCCTCGCTGTCTCCTGCTGTGCCGATCGATCAGCGGTCGATCCTGACACAAGATCCTGGCATGGCCAGGCTACTCAGTACCGTTGAAGGAGTGGCGTCGAGTCAGGCCACCGTCCTTATTCATGGGGAAAGCGGTACGGGAAAAGAGCTCTTGGCGCGCTTTATTCACAGCCGCAGCCCACGTGCCCATCGCCCGTTTATTGCCGTGAATTGTGCCGCATTACCGGACGGGCTCCTCGAGAGCGAACTCTTCGGCCATGAGCGGGGCGCCTTTACCGGGGCCATTATGAAGAAACTCGGCAAGTTCGAAATGGCGCATACCGGCACCCTGTTGCTGGACGAAATCAGCGAAATGAACATGGGCTTGCAAGCCAAGTTGCTGCGGGTGATCCAGGAGCGAGAGGTGGATCGAGTCGGAGGGCGCGAGCCGGTGTCCGTGAACATCCGCCTGATTGCGACGACCAACCGTTCCCTGTATCACGAAGTTGAGCAGGGGCGGTTTCGAGAGGATTTGTATTATCGGCTGAATGTTTTCCCCATTACCGTGCCCCCACTCCGTGAAAGACCTGCGGATATTCCGCTGCTCGTGAGGCATTTCGTGGCCGTTTCTTCGGCACGCAATGGTCTTCCGCAACCGGCGGTGTCGGTGGCCGCCTATGCCATGCTTCAGGAGAGGCGATGGAAAGGGAATGTGCGCGAGTTAGAGAATGTCATGGAGCGCGCCGTGTTGTTAGCCGGGAACGAGCCGATTCTCCCGAGCCACTTATTATTAGAAGCCGGCGCTCAACCAGCCGTTTCTGTGCCGGTCCCTTCCGTACCCCAGTCGTCTGTGAACGGCTCGTTGTGGGAAATGGAGCGCGAACTGATTTTTCAAACCTTGGCTCGCGTGCATGAGAATCGGACACATGCGGCGAAAGAATTGGGCATCAGTATTCGAACCTTGCGAAACAAGCTTCGCGAGTATCGGGGGGACACATGCCACGTCTCGGCTTGA
- the flgB gene encoding flagellar basal body rod protein FlgB, whose amino-acid sequence MTIFDRTMQLVHRTLDLRDARQRVIASNIANEETPGYRATDFNFRDSLQSAQRGQGPVTLAVTQGKHFGPPGDGFQRVVGKLSDVPAGDLPLDANSVNMELEMAKMSDNAMQYNGAAAIMAIRLRQLMGAVRDAR is encoded by the coding sequence ATGACGATCTTTGATCGCACCATGCAGTTGGTTCATCGCACCTTGGATTTGCGGGATGCGAGGCAGCGGGTCATCGCCTCGAATATCGCGAACGAAGAAACCCCAGGTTATCGTGCCACCGACTTCAACTTTCGAGACTCGCTTCAATCGGCGCAGCGTGGTCAAGGGCCGGTGACGTTGGCGGTGACACAGGGCAAACACTTCGGTCCGCCGGGAGATGGCTTTCAGCGGGTCGTCGGAAAGCTCAGTGATGTGCCGGCCGGCGACCTCCCGTTGGATGCCAATTCAGTAAACATGGAGCTGGAAATGGCCAAGATGTCCGACAACGCCATGCAATATAACGGGGCTGCCGCGATCATGGCGATTCGCTTGCGTCAGTTGATGGGAGCGGTCCGAGATGCGCGATAA
- the flgC gene encoding flagellar basal body rod protein FlgC has product MEMTDSMAVSVTALDAQRRRLNVISSNLANAQSTHTPGGGPYKRRDVVFQSTPVTSPFQRAFRQVATGPGAHALDGVKVLRVHEDSKPGQAIYDPRHPDADKKGFVKMPNVNVMEEMVNMIGASRSYEANVQAINATRAMMNKALEIGR; this is encoded by the coding sequence ATGGAAATGACCGACAGCATGGCAGTGTCCGTCACGGCTTTAGATGCACAACGCCGTCGACTGAATGTGATTTCAAGCAATCTGGCGAATGCCCAGTCGACCCATACGCCTGGTGGAGGGCCCTATAAACGACGGGATGTGGTCTTTCAGTCCACGCCCGTGACCAGCCCGTTTCAGCGCGCATTCCGGCAAGTGGCGACGGGGCCTGGCGCCCATGCGCTCGACGGCGTGAAGGTGCTGCGCGTGCATGAAGATTCAAAGCCGGGTCAAGCGATTTATGATCCGCGCCATCCTGACGCCGATAAAAAGGGGTTCGTCAAGATGCCGAATGTCAATGTCATGGAAGAAATGGTGAATATGATCGGTGCATCGCGTTCGTATGAAGCGAACGTGCAAGCGATTAATGCCACTCGCGCCATGATGAATAAGGCCCTGGAGATCGGGAGGTAG
- the fliE gene encoding flagellar hook-basal body complex protein FliE, translating into MDQIKPIAIPTPSFGELGAAAQGPGGTPASGFMDTLQHAISKANDIQLQASQATDALMTGQSQNVHGTMVALQEADISFQLMMQIRNKLVSAYEEIQRMQM; encoded by the coding sequence ATGGATCAGATCAAGCCGATTGCGATTCCGACACCGTCATTTGGAGAGCTGGGCGCGGCGGCTCAGGGTCCAGGCGGCACCCCAGCCTCTGGATTTATGGATACGTTGCAGCATGCGATCAGTAAGGCCAACGATATTCAGCTGCAGGCCAGCCAGGCCACAGATGCATTGATGACCGGCCAGTCGCAGAACGTGCATGGGACGATGGTCGCGTTACAGGAAGCGGATATCTCCTTCCAGCTGATGATGCAGATCCGGAACAAGCTGGTGTCGGCCTATGAAGAAATTCAACGGATGCAGATGTAA
- the fliF gene encoding flagellar basal-body MS-ring/collar protein FliF, which yields MLSKFSINQRLIILVALAGSIAGLIAVTLWTQQPDLQVLFTNLNPEDASGIVDKLKETKVPYETTGGGTTILVPSAQVHELRLQLASQGLPHGGGVGFEIFDRSSIGMSDFVQKLNYRRALQGELARTIAQMPEIERARVHLATPERRLFGTEENRARASIVVSLRNGQTLAKTQVNGIVHLVSSSVEGLQVKDVTVVDGHGRLLSSSAGSDDAAGLTGTQLEYQRTVEKDIETRIQSMLERIVGQNKAVVRVSSTLDFRKIETTEERYDPNGQVVRSEQRGQEKSNGVNGVSGGVPGVQSNVPPGTDQEPPQTSSTSNQTKNETVNYEISRTVSRIVESSGNIKQLSVAVLVDGIYEGAKASPDGKPAADQVKKYVARSEEDMKRIEEIVKKAMGYSAERQDQVQVTNVQFDIATEEPSTQGIEAAADATNPFLPYLRYGVGGLLFLLILFMVVRPLLGMLGSTGTALEQSATASLPASVSQVEAALEGKPRSQLIDMARSNPEATAVIVKQWLKTDQ from the coding sequence ATGTTGTCAAAGTTTTCCATCAATCAACGCTTGATCATTCTGGTTGCGCTCGCTGGCTCGATCGCCGGATTGATTGCCGTGACCCTCTGGACACAACAACCAGACCTGCAGGTGTTATTTACCAACCTCAACCCTGAGGATGCATCCGGGATTGTGGATAAACTGAAAGAAACGAAGGTGCCGTACGAGACGACCGGAGGGGGCACAACCATCTTGGTTCCTAGCGCGCAAGTGCATGAATTGCGTTTGCAGTTGGCCTCCCAGGGACTCCCGCATGGGGGCGGTGTAGGGTTTGAGATTTTCGACCGTTCGTCGATCGGCATGTCGGATTTTGTGCAGAAACTCAATTATCGTCGCGCATTGCAAGGCGAACTGGCTCGAACTATTGCCCAAATGCCGGAGATCGAACGGGCCCGCGTGCATCTTGCGACCCCTGAACGGCGGCTCTTCGGCACCGAAGAGAACCGTGCACGAGCCTCAATTGTGGTGTCGTTGCGGAATGGACAGACGCTCGCCAAAACGCAAGTGAATGGGATCGTTCACCTGGTATCGAGCAGTGTCGAGGGATTGCAAGTCAAGGATGTCACCGTGGTGGATGGCCATGGACGTCTCCTCTCGTCGTCAGCCGGGAGCGATGACGCAGCAGGGCTCACCGGGACGCAATTGGAGTACCAGCGGACAGTGGAGAAGGACATCGAAACGCGTATCCAATCCATGTTGGAGCGGATCGTCGGACAGAATAAAGCGGTCGTGCGCGTCTCGAGCACCCTCGACTTCCGTAAAATCGAAACGACGGAAGAGCGGTACGATCCGAACGGCCAAGTCGTGCGGAGCGAACAGCGAGGACAGGAGAAATCGAATGGCGTCAATGGCGTATCCGGTGGCGTCCCAGGCGTCCAATCGAATGTGCCGCCCGGGACCGACCAAGAGCCGCCTCAGACCAGCTCGACCAGTAATCAGACCAAAAACGAGACCGTGAACTACGAAATCAGCCGAACCGTGTCCCGTATCGTGGAGTCCAGTGGCAACATTAAGCAACTCTCTGTGGCGGTGCTCGTGGATGGCATTTACGAAGGGGCCAAGGCCTCTCCAGATGGGAAGCCTGCAGCCGACCAGGTCAAGAAATATGTCGCGCGGTCTGAAGAGGACATGAAGCGCATCGAGGAGATTGTAAAAAAAGCAATGGGTTATTCGGCTGAGCGCCAGGATCAAGTCCAGGTGACGAATGTGCAATTCGACATCGCGACTGAAGAGCCGTCGACTCAGGGTATCGAGGCTGCGGCCGATGCGACGAATCCCTTCTTGCCCTATCTTCGCTATGGGGTCGGCGGGCTACTCTTTCTCCTGATCCTGTTCATGGTCGTGCGCCCGTTGTTGGGCATGTTGGGATCGACGGGAACCGCGTTAGAACAGAGTGCCACCGCGTCATTGCCTGCTTCGGTCAGTCAGGTGGAAGCGGCCCTGGAGGGGAAACCGCGCTCACAACTTATCGATATGGCACGCAGTAATCCTGAAGCGACGGCTGTCATTGTCAAACAATGGTTGAAGACTGATCAGTAA
- the fliG gene encoding flagellar motor switch protein FliG, translating to MATVLTGEKKAAILLRAIGEDAAALVMKSLDPKEIRKLGTFMNDTANISKEEEQSVMGDFEKASATGDVSFQGKDYIKTILTKALGPDKAARLLESMNSRVYPGLDALKWVDAKAVSQMLKIEHPQTISLIMAHMEPEQAGQVLTGLPVELRADVAHRLATMEEVQPDVLEELSGALQDLLVANSGVQSLTVGGAKVIADILTRVDKATEGGIMAKIAERNQTLADAIRALMFVFDDLIKLDDRGMQELMKEVSKEDLPVALRGASPDVKDKFLKNMSSRASEMLKEDMEARGPAKVADVEKAQQNILKVCRKLEEEGRIVVSGAGEALV from the coding sequence ATGGCCACGGTATTAACCGGTGAAAAGAAAGCGGCGATTCTCCTGCGAGCGATCGGTGAAGATGCGGCGGCGTTGGTGATGAAGAGCCTGGACCCCAAGGAAATCAGAAAATTAGGCACGTTCATGAACGATACCGCCAATATCTCGAAGGAAGAAGAGCAGAGTGTCATGGGGGATTTTGAGAAAGCCAGTGCGACCGGCGATGTCTCATTTCAGGGGAAAGACTACATCAAAACCATCCTCACGAAGGCACTCGGTCCTGACAAAGCGGCCCGTTTGCTTGAATCCATGAATAGCCGAGTCTATCCGGGGCTCGATGCGTTGAAGTGGGTGGATGCCAAGGCCGTGTCGCAAATGCTCAAGATTGAGCACCCGCAAACCATTTCCCTCATCATGGCCCATATGGAGCCAGAGCAGGCAGGGCAGGTGCTCACTGGTTTGCCTGTGGAACTGCGGGCGGATGTAGCCCATCGGTTAGCGACGATGGAGGAAGTGCAGCCGGATGTGCTCGAGGAACTCAGCGGTGCCCTCCAAGACCTCTTGGTTGCCAATTCTGGTGTCCAATCCTTGACCGTCGGTGGAGCCAAGGTGATCGCGGATATTCTCACTCGGGTGGATAAAGCGACCGAGGGCGGCATTATGGCCAAGATTGCTGAGCGGAACCAGACCCTGGCCGATGCCATCCGCGCCTTGATGTTCGTGTTCGACGATCTGATCAAGCTTGACGATCGCGGGATGCAAGAGCTGATGAAAGAAGTCAGCAAGGAAGATCTGCCCGTTGCGCTTCGTGGGGCCAGTCCTGACGTGAAGGACAAGTTCCTGAAAAACATGTCGAGTCGCGCGTCCGAAATGTTGAAAGAGGATATGGAGGCTCGAGGACCGGCAAAGGTGGCGGATGTGGAGAAGGCACAACAGAATATTCTTAAAGTTTGCCGAAAGTTGGAAGAAGAGGGCCGCATTGTGGTTTCAGGCGCTGGGGAGGCGCTGGTGTAG
- a CDS encoding response regulator yields the protein MASPLSVESTLSQPAARATWQRDTSILIVDDELSIQKLLTVLLQSDGYRIRAVGSAREALAALKVAPASLMITDVKLPDQDGLSLLQQASKIDPRMIGVVMTGYATVDLAVQAMKAGATEFLMKPFECDMVLLTVKRLLELYRLRVENAVLKQAVVREGGVRLENPSLIDFGTGHQFVTTSGPSDYDRGIAEGERRAAVRDDATHRREQTLFANAVQQLEEVWRSFSGTMESDVTALAFSLVSRILRGTIAEHQDVVRAQLKAALATIRESGVVTVRTHPSDVSVLEAARPELNRDRETALVLHIEGDASLSRGSCVVATTNRLVDASLDAQLLRLGEVLQKRGRGGSR from the coding sequence ATGGCTAGTCCTCTGAGTGTGGAATCCACCCTGTCCCAGCCTGCGGCACGTGCCACCTGGCAACGTGACACGTCCATCTTAATCGTCGACGATGAGCTGTCGATCCAGAAGTTACTGACCGTATTACTCCAATCGGATGGGTATCGCATCCGTGCGGTCGGGTCGGCGCGGGAAGCGCTCGCGGCGCTCAAGGTCGCACCGGCTTCGTTGATGATCACCGATGTAAAATTGCCAGACCAGGATGGCCTGTCCCTGCTCCAGCAGGCCTCCAAGATCGATCCACGCATGATCGGGGTGGTGATGACGGGATATGCCACGGTCGATCTCGCCGTTCAAGCGATGAAGGCCGGGGCGACTGAATTTTTGATGAAACCCTTCGAGTGCGACATGGTGCTCCTGACGGTCAAACGACTCCTCGAACTCTATCGCCTGCGGGTAGAAAATGCCGTATTGAAACAGGCGGTGGTGCGTGAGGGTGGCGTGCGGTTGGAAAATCCGTCATTGATCGATTTCGGGACCGGCCATCAGTTCGTGACGACCAGCGGCCCGTCCGACTATGACCGGGGGATTGCCGAGGGCGAACGTCGAGCCGCAGTGCGCGACGATGCCACGCACCGGCGTGAGCAGACGCTGTTCGCCAATGCCGTGCAGCAGTTGGAAGAAGTCTGGAGATCGTTCAGCGGCACGATGGAGTCCGATGTCACCGCGTTGGCGTTTAGTCTCGTGAGCAGGATCTTACGGGGCACGATCGCTGAGCATCAGGATGTCGTGAGGGCGCAGCTGAAAGCCGCTTTGGCGACAATTCGCGAATCAGGCGTGGTGACGGTCCGCACGCACCCTTCCGATGTATCAGTCCTTGAAGCCGCGCGGCCGGAGTTGAATCGCGATCGAGAGACGGCATTGGTGCTGCACATTGAAGGCGATGCCTCACTCTCGCGTGGCAGTTGTGTCGTCGCGACAACGAATCGATTAGTCGACGCCTCCCTGGACGCGCAGTTGCTGCGGCTCGGAGAGGTGTTACAGAAACGGGGGCGCGGTGGATCTCGCTGA